GAAATAATtagttacaaaaaaataaaattaaataaataccTCAAAAAATAATTGAGTGGAAATTTCCTAAATTCAATTGACCAGATCCctgatgaaaaaataaaaataaagaaatttgaACAGATCCCTCTCAAATCGAGCCCACTCGAGAGCCCGACCCGAACTTTCAAAACCACACCATTAACACCTAAAACATCCAGATCAAGGTAGCTCCTCGATCCACTCCTCCGCAGTCTCTCTCCTCCACTCCTCCGCCGTATACAACTCCTCTCCGCCATGGACACCGCCGGTTCACCCGACCCAAATCCACCACAACCCACCACCACCACCGTCGTCGACGATCCACTAAACAATCCATACACCTCCCTAAACATCCTCTGCCACGACCTCTCCGATCTCCAAGACCTAGCAACTCGCGGCGCGTGGAAATCAATCCTCGACAAAGTCGGCCACGCGCGTTCCCTTAATCTCCTCACTAAACCCCACGAACACCTCACCTACCTCACCTTCAACGCCTTAGCTCTCACCAAGCTCCGCCGCCCCGTCGATGCTAATCAAGAGCTCGAAACCCTCCTCGAAAATGGCCAAGAAGATTTCAACTCCCCACAATTCCATTACCAAAATTACCCTTCTCATTACCCCAACATGAAGGGCAATTTCGTCCCTTTCGCTCTCCGTTGGCTCCATGCTTATCTCCCCCAGGCGCTTGGCCAGCGCGTGAAGTCACTCGACCGGCTTTACACCTTACTTGATTACATTAGATCGAAAAAGGTTGAAACTTTAACCAACCCCAGTAAGGAATCTTGGAAAAGGAGGGAAATTTTGGTGTTGAACACGATAATTAGTCACCATTTGAGTCAAAAAGATTTTAAATTGTGCTTGGAGTTGTTGAATATGTTGATTGAGTTATGTGGGAATGATGATCCGAACGTGTTGTCGAAATTAGGGTATGTAAAAATGCAGTATGGTGATGTGGAGGGCGCGAAAAAGGCGTTTAATTCGGTGGAGGGGATGGTAGGGAGTGAAAGTGAAGCGGGGTTGAGGAATTTGGTGGGTAGGAATAAGGCATTAATGTATGTAGTGGAGAAAGATTATGTTTCTGCAGTTAGGGAGTATGAAGAGTGTATTGAAAGGGATGGAATGGATATGGTGGCAATGAATAATAAGGCTTTGTGTTTGATGTATTCGAGGGATTTATCCGATGCTATTAAGGTTTTGGAGAATGCTTTAGAGAGGGTTCCGACTGTGGCGTTGAACGAGACTCTTGTGGTGAATTTATGTAGTATGTATGAATTGGCTTATGTTAATCATTCGGATATTAAGAGGACGCTTAATAATTGGATTGCTAGAGTTGCTCCTGATGACTTTGACTCGACATGTACTCGAACATGAGGTATTGATTGTTCTTTGTAGATGTAATtgagaatgagaatgagaatTCGGATTACGTTTTAAGTAATCTCATTTCCTCTTTCTAATTGTGATATTGTATTTTGTGATGCACTTTTTGTTGTCTTAGAATAGATCAACACTTGCCTTGGTGTTAGAAAGAGTTGACTACTTGTATTCTTTCCAGAAATGAAGAAATAATGAAGTTATTCTCAGTCACAATTTTTTGACTACGGAAGATTTTGATATGTCCAGAAAGCTGGTTTCTGCTCATGATGTTCCAGCATTAGCTAGATCATCCCCATTAATCTAAAATGTTATCAAGATTCATCATAAAATTCGTAATGTGTGGAAGTAGTATATTATAAATGAGACATCAATCTCTTGATATTCCTTGTAGTTGGAGGACAATCTGAACCAGAGTGTTATGCTTCTGTGGTTTCTAAAACTGAATGTTAGGTTGTTCTCTGCTAATAGCTGCATAGTGCATCTGTTGGCTCCAAAAGCTATTGAACAAGGAGCGGAGCGAGCCTATTAGGTGCGGGTTCAGCCGAATCCAGTCACTTTTGCTAAGACACTGTATTTGTATTaggaaattcattaaatatgtataaatattcattatgtataaatatttatattaggaaatttattaaatatgtataaatatttaactGTGAACCAATAACAAAGACAAGCTATGGGTTCCATGACAAATCCAGAACCCATAAACGTCAAATCCTAGCCTTGCCTATGTTAATGGAACCCGTTTAATG
The sequence above is drawn from the Nicotiana tabacum cultivar K326 chromosome 13, ASM71507v2, whole genome shotgun sequence genome and encodes:
- the LOC107759317 gene encoding uncharacterized protein LOC107759317, with translation MDTAGSPDPNPPQPTTTTVVDDPLNNPYTSLNILCHDLSDLQDLATRGAWKSILDKVGHARSLNLLTKPHEHLTYLTFNALALTKLRRPVDANQELETLLENGQEDFNSPQFHYQNYPSHYPNMKGNFVPFALRWLHAYLPQALGQRVKSLDRLYTLLDYIRSKKVETLTNPSKESWKRREILVLNTIISHHLSQKDFKLCLELLNMLIELCGNDDPNVLSKLGYVKMQYGDVEGAKKAFNSVEGMVGSESEAGLRNLVGRNKALMYVVEKDYVSAVREYEECIERDGMDMVAMNNKALCLMYSRDLSDAIKVLENALERVPTVALNETLVVNLCSMYELAYVNHSDIKRTLNNWIARVAPDDFDSTCTRT